Proteins found in one Takifugu rubripes chromosome 15, fTakRub1.2, whole genome shotgun sequence genomic segment:
- the serpinf2a gene encoding alpha-2-antiplasmin, translating into MNLHHLLLLLCLCCPGLTEEPTPGVTNASVPVSDEEDTTEAHNCRTQLVSTEEQRSLGGAIEQLGLQLLENLPIVSQQPNVILSPLSVALALAHLTLGAHNETENLLLKALHAHNLPCYHHILGGLLAHFKNTSLEVATRMYLRPGSEIKRSFVEESLARYQSRPVPLVSVEEVNQWVENATNGHISNFLERIPHGVVLMLMNAVYFKGEWQTRFDPLETSKGVFYLDNKNSVSVDMMKSFQYPFRLLHDPELKSQVASFAFKGNTSFLVVMPLPGSGNVSSLLPKLNISDLYRRLPQEKIMHVSLPKVKLQYRQELQEALTSMGLCSLFSGPNLSGISDYPLRVGSVRHASTVELNEEGVKASAATVVTTLRSISMFSVNSPFLFALVDDASLVPLFMGIVTNPAPDNDRMSNDDPLVNGTMSDQPVSVDNKNSNNLFTERAACSAPTGENMNMD; encoded by the exons ATgaaccttcatcatctcctgctgctgctttgtctgTGCTGTCCAGGACTGACT gaggagcCCACGCCAGGAGTTACTAATGCCTCAGTCCCtgtcagtgatgaagaggacacAACAGAGGCTCACAACTGTAGGACCCAGCTGGTCAGCACAGAAGAACAGAGGTCTCTTGGGGGCGCCATAGAGCAGTTGGGTCTACAGCTCCTGGAGAACCTTCCAATTGTCTCGCAGCAGCCGAATGTCATCCTGTCCCCTCTCAGCGTGGCCTTGGCCCTCGCTCATCTGACCTTAG GAGCTCACAACGAAACAGAAAACCTACTTCTCAAGGCTCTTCATGCTCACAATTTGCCTTGTTATCATCACATACTTGGAGGTCTGCTAGCACATTTTAAGAACACATCGCTGGAAGTTGCAACGCGCATGTACCTGCGGCCAG GATCCGAAATAAAGCGATCCTTTGTGGAGGAATCTCTGGCCAG GTACCAATCCCGGCCTGTCCCTCTGGTTTCTGTGGAGGAGGTCAACCAGTGGGTGGAAAATGCCACCAATGGTCACATTTCAAATTTTCTGGAGAGAATTCCCCATGGTGTGGTGCTGATGCTCATGAATGCTGTGTATTTTAAAG GTGAATGGCAGACCCGATTTGACCCTCTAGAGACCTCTAAAGGAGTCTTCTACCTGGACAACAAGAACTCTGTGTCAGTAGACATGATGAAGTCTTTCCAGTACCCTTTCCGTTTGCTGCATGATCCTGAACTGAAATCGCAG GTTGCCAGTTTTGCTTTCAAGGGAAACACCAGCTTCCTCGTCGTCATGCCCCTTCCTGGCAGTGGAAACGTGTCATCACTGCTTCCAAAGCTGAACATCTCCGACCTCTATAGACGTCTACCTCAAGAGAAAATAATGCATGTCAGCCTTCCCAAGGTGAAATTACAGTACCGCCAGGAGCTCCAGGAAGCACTGACAAGCATGG GTCTTTGTTCACTGTTTTCTGGTCCCAATCTTTCTGGAATTTCTGACTACCCTCTGAGGGTTGGCAGTGTCCGCCATGCCAGCACTGTAGAACTCAACGAGGAAGGTGTGAAGGCCTCAGCCGCCACTGTTGTTACCACCCTGCGCTCCATCTCCATGTTCTCTGTCAACTCTCCCTTCCTGTTTGCCTTGGTGGATGATGCCTCTCTGGTCCCCCTCTTCATGGGCATTGTCACAAATCCTGCCCCCGACAATGACCGCATGTCTAACGACGACCCACTTGTGAATGGAACCATGAGTGACCAACCTGTTAGTGTGGataacaaaaacagcaacaacttgTTCACTGAGAGAGCAGCATGCAGCGCCCCCACTGGTGAGAACATGAACATGGactga
- the serpinf1 gene encoding pigment epithelium-derived factor isoform X1: MFQICLIRLVLKCFLCLSSRMKGTTFLLVIGVILRFCQAQSETEAEESVAEEEHVELFTTAQTKMGAATSDFGYNLFRALASQEAGNNVFLAPISVSAVLTQLSMGGSEHAQSQLFRALRYHTLHDPQLHDTLKNILATVKAPGKGLSTAARLYLSRRLRLKQEFLALVENQYNVRPKAVLGKDIKEVNDWVSQQTGRKVQGFLASNFPRNSGANAVSAAYFKGKWVTRFSQSGAMDTFQVADGAPVSIPMMKQDNYPVKMGVDSDLKCTIAQIPMQDDVSMFLFLPDDLSSNMTQLEESLTAEFVQDLSMTLLPAQVSLTLPVLRLSYSKDLLPLLGDLGLSDWLLNTELQKISPQPVKLTSVNHKVVMEMAPEGNQYPPSSSAPTHLSYRADRPFLYLIRDETSGALLFIGRVVNPTGLTI; encoded by the exons ATGTTCCAAATCTGTCTGATCAGACTTGTGTTgaaatgttttctgtgtttgtcctCCAGGATGAAAGGAACTACTTTCTTGCTGGTGATTGGTGTCATTCTGAGATTCTGCCAAGCTCAG TCAGAGACAGAGGCTGAGGAGTCCGTGGCAGAGGAAGAACATGTCGAGCTTTTCACCACGGCACAGACCAAGATGGGCGCCGCCACCTCTGACTTCGGCTACAACCTCTTCCGTGCTCTGGCTAGCCAGGAAGCTGGGAACAATGTTTTTCTGGCCCCTATCAGCGTCTCCGCGGTGCTGACACAGCTCTCAATGG GAGGATCTGAACATGCTCAGAGTCAGCTGTTCAGAGCGCTGAGGTACCACACCCTGCATGACCCTCAGCTCCACGACACCTTGAAAAACATCCTGGCCACGGTCAAGGCGCCCGGCAAAGGCCTGAGCACCGCCGCACGCCTCTACCTGTCACGTC GTCTTCGTCTGAAGCAGGAATTCTTGGCGCTTGTGGAAAACCAATATAACGTTCGTCCCAAAGCCGTGCTGGGAAAGGATATAAAAGAAGTCAATGACTGGGTGTCgcagcagacaggcaggaaggtgCAGGGCTTCCTGGCCTCAAATTTCCCACGCAACTCTGGAGCCAACGCCGTTAGTGCTGCCTACTTCAAAG GGAAGTGGGTGACGCGGTTTAGTCAGAGTGGAGCAATGGACACCTTTCAAGTTGCTGATGGGGCACCTGTCAGTATCCCCATGATGAAACAGGATAACTATCCTGTCAAAATGGGCGTCGATTCCGATTTGAAGTGCACG ATCGCTCAGATCCCGATGCAAGATGACGTCAGCATGTTCCTTTTCCTACCAGACGACCTATCATCCAACATGACTCAGCTAGAGGAGAGTCTAACCGCTGAGTTTGTCCAGGACCTCTCCATGACGCTTCTTCCTGCCCAGGTGTCCCTCACTCTGCCTGTCCTCAGGCTCAGCTACTCCAAAGACCTGCTTCCACTGCTGGGGGACCTAG GTCTTTCTGATTGGCTATTGAACACAGAGTTGCAGAAGATCTCACCTCAGCCTGTTAAACTCACAAGTGTCAACCACAAGGTTGTCATGGAGATGGCACCTGAAGGGAACCAGTACCCCCCCTCTAGTTCGGCACCAACACACCTGTCCTACCGAGCTGACCGGCCATTCCTCTACCTGATTCGGGATGAAACGTCGGGGGCATTGCTCTTCATCGGCAGGGTGGTCAACCCTACTGGCCTAACAATTtaa
- the serpinf1 gene encoding pigment epithelium-derived factor isoform X2: protein MKGTTFLLVIGVILRFCQAQSETEAEESVAEEEHVELFTTAQTKMGAATSDFGYNLFRALASQEAGNNVFLAPISVSAVLTQLSMGGSEHAQSQLFRALRYHTLHDPQLHDTLKNILATVKAPGKGLSTAARLYLSRRLRLKQEFLALVENQYNVRPKAVLGKDIKEVNDWVSQQTGRKVQGFLASNFPRNSGANAVSAAYFKGKWVTRFSQSGAMDTFQVADGAPVSIPMMKQDNYPVKMGVDSDLKCTIAQIPMQDDVSMFLFLPDDLSSNMTQLEESLTAEFVQDLSMTLLPAQVSLTLPVLRLSYSKDLLPLLGDLGLSDWLLNTELQKISPQPVKLTSVNHKVVMEMAPEGNQYPPSSSAPTHLSYRADRPFLYLIRDETSGALLFIGRVVNPTGLTI from the exons ATGAAAGGAACTACTTTCTTGCTGGTGATTGGTGTCATTCTGAGATTCTGCCAAGCTCAG TCAGAGACAGAGGCTGAGGAGTCCGTGGCAGAGGAAGAACATGTCGAGCTTTTCACCACGGCACAGACCAAGATGGGCGCCGCCACCTCTGACTTCGGCTACAACCTCTTCCGTGCTCTGGCTAGCCAGGAAGCTGGGAACAATGTTTTTCTGGCCCCTATCAGCGTCTCCGCGGTGCTGACACAGCTCTCAATGG GAGGATCTGAACATGCTCAGAGTCAGCTGTTCAGAGCGCTGAGGTACCACACCCTGCATGACCCTCAGCTCCACGACACCTTGAAAAACATCCTGGCCACGGTCAAGGCGCCCGGCAAAGGCCTGAGCACCGCCGCACGCCTCTACCTGTCACGTC GTCTTCGTCTGAAGCAGGAATTCTTGGCGCTTGTGGAAAACCAATATAACGTTCGTCCCAAAGCCGTGCTGGGAAAGGATATAAAAGAAGTCAATGACTGGGTGTCgcagcagacaggcaggaaggtgCAGGGCTTCCTGGCCTCAAATTTCCCACGCAACTCTGGAGCCAACGCCGTTAGTGCTGCCTACTTCAAAG GGAAGTGGGTGACGCGGTTTAGTCAGAGTGGAGCAATGGACACCTTTCAAGTTGCTGATGGGGCACCTGTCAGTATCCCCATGATGAAACAGGATAACTATCCTGTCAAAATGGGCGTCGATTCCGATTTGAAGTGCACG ATCGCTCAGATCCCGATGCAAGATGACGTCAGCATGTTCCTTTTCCTACCAGACGACCTATCATCCAACATGACTCAGCTAGAGGAGAGTCTAACCGCTGAGTTTGTCCAGGACCTCTCCATGACGCTTCTTCCTGCCCAGGTGTCCCTCACTCTGCCTGTCCTCAGGCTCAGCTACTCCAAAGACCTGCTTCCACTGCTGGGGGACCTAG GTCTTTCTGATTGGCTATTGAACACAGAGTTGCAGAAGATCTCACCTCAGCCTGTTAAACTCACAAGTGTCAACCACAAGGTTGTCATGGAGATGGCACCTGAAGGGAACCAGTACCCCCCCTCTAGTTCGGCACCAACACACCTGTCCTACCGAGCTGACCGGCCATTCCTCTACCTGATTCGGGATGAAACGTCGGGGGCATTGCTCTTCATCGGCAGGGTGGTCAACCCTACTGGCCTAACAATTtaa